The Pricia mediterranea genome includes a window with the following:
- a CDS encoding M81 family metallopeptidase gives MKKNILLLSLTFLITINLFAQSKPLPRIAIAGLGIESSTFSPAQSTEEAFHANTGEDIFSRYPFMTEGSSERQRAQWVPTLVGKSLPGGIVTREAYESLTGKILKMLKENGPYDGLFFDIHGAMSVVGLDDPEGDLIERIREVIGTDPLISTSMDLHGNVSERLAKHSDLITAYRMAPHEDAIESKQRAVNNLLDRLENGKGKPKYKAYVPVPILLPGEMTSTRIEPGKSLYAKVPTVADQEGVIDAAIWIGYAWADEPRNHAVVMVTGDDKVKVTSGAEKLAQHFWDVRNEFEFVAPVASLKESLDKAIASDKKPFMISDLGDNPTAGGAGDVTWTLEKILARPEFKSEDGPSLIYASLPGPELIEEALKVGVGGTVNAPVGASVDDRYAPPIQLSGKVEAIKKGDRDAVTEVVVKVGSVHVIVTKKRKPYHQKSDFTDLGLHPEQTDIIVVKIGYLVPELYDMRGDWLMALTPGGVDQDLERLGYKRIKRPMFPLDKDMEQPDLNAQLIPASDEL, from the coding sequence ATGAAAAAAAATATTCTTCTACTTAGCCTCACCTTTCTTATCACCATCAATCTTTTTGCCCAATCCAAGCCCCTTCCCCGCATTGCCATTGCAGGCCTGGGCATTGAATCGAGCACCTTCTCCCCTGCCCAATCCACCGAGGAGGCCTTTCATGCCAATACGGGTGAAGACATATTTTCAAGATATCCTTTTATGACGGAAGGTTCGAGTGAACGGCAGCGGGCGCAATGGGTACCGACCTTGGTGGGGAAATCCCTGCCGGGCGGTATCGTTACCCGGGAGGCCTATGAATCGCTAACGGGCAAGATCTTGAAGATGTTAAAGGAGAACGGACCGTATGACGGACTCTTCTTTGATATCCACGGAGCGATGAGCGTAGTGGGACTCGATGATCCGGAGGGGGACCTCATCGAGCGCATCCGGGAGGTCATCGGAACTGATCCCTTGATTTCGACTTCGATGGACCTGCACGGCAATGTTTCCGAGCGCCTGGCCAAACACTCCGACCTGATCACCGCATATCGCATGGCGCCTCACGAAGACGCTATCGAATCAAAACAACGGGCCGTAAACAACCTGTTGGACCGGCTCGAAAACGGAAAGGGAAAGCCAAAATACAAGGCCTATGTGCCCGTGCCGATTCTACTGCCCGGTGAAATGACGAGTACGCGTATCGAACCGGGCAAAAGTCTGTACGCCAAAGTTCCTACGGTAGCCGATCAAGAAGGTGTTATCGACGCCGCCATTTGGATCGGGTATGCCTGGGCCGACGAACCACGCAATCATGCGGTAGTCATGGTCACAGGAGACGACAAGGTAAAAGTGACAAGCGGAGCCGAAAAACTGGCACAACATTTTTGGGACGTACGTAACGAATTTGAATTTGTGGCTCCGGTAGCATCCCTAAAGGAAAGCTTGGACAAGGCCATCGCCAGCGATAAAAAACCATTTATGATCAGTGATCTGGGCGATAACCCCACTGCGGGGGGTGCCGGGGATGTCACATGGACCCTGGAAAAGATTCTCGCCCGTCCGGAATTTAAATCCGAAGACGGTCCCTCGTTGATCTATGCCTCCCTTCCCGGACCGGAGCTGATCGAAGAAGCCCTGAAAGTTGGGGTCGGCGGAACGGTCAACGCTCCGGTAGGTGCCAGTGTCGATGATCGATATGCCCCACCTATCCAATTATCCGGCAAAGTCGAAGCCATCAAAAAAGGTGATAGGGATGCAGTGACCGAAGTGGTGGTGAAAGTCGGAAGCGTGCACGTCATCGTGACCAAAAAAAGAAAGCCCTACCATCAAAAAAGCGATTTTACGGATTTGGGACTCCATCCCGAGCAGACGGATATTATCGTGGTCAAAATTGGTTATCTCGTACCCGAGCTTTACGATATGCGTGGGGACTGGTTAATGGCCCTGACTCCAGGGGGTGTGGATCAAGATTTGGAACGATTGGGTTACAAGCGCATTAAAAGGCCGATGTTTCCGTTGGACAAGGACATGGAACAACCCGATTTGAATGCCCAACTGATTCCGGCATCGGACGAACTTTAA
- a CDS encoding 4Fe-4S dicluster domain-containing protein: MPETNYDQEMAFFVDMQRCIGCHACEMACAECETNGQESMIHVHYVDRAKSPQTTVQVCMHCEDPTCANVCPADAIHQDEFGVVHSANTSRCIGCSNCVLACPFGVPKKEEKAELMMKCNMCYDRTSAGLKPMCATVCPSQALYYGTREEIERMRPDSVPVNSFKFGAQEVNTKVNIMMPKGTHQLVVE, from the coding sequence ATGCCGGAAACGAATTATGATCAGGAAATGGCTTTTTTTGTAGACATGCAACGTTGTATCGGCTGTCATGCCTGTGAAATGGCGTGTGCCGAATGTGAGACCAACGGCCAGGAAAGCATGATCCACGTGCATTATGTGGACCGGGCCAAAAGTCCCCAGACCACGGTACAGGTGTGCATGCATTGTGAAGATCCCACCTGCGCCAATGTGTGTCCCGCGGATGCCATCCACCAAGATGAATTCGGGGTCGTACATTCCGCGAATACTTCCAGATGCATTGGCTGCTCCAACTGTGTGTTGGCCTGTCCCTTTGGCGTACCCAAAAAAGAGGAAAAAGCCGAGTTGATGATGAAGTGCAACATGTGCTATGACCGAACCAGCGCGGGACTGAAACCTATGTGCGCCACTGTTTGCCCCAGCCAGGCCCTCTACTATGGCACCCGGGAAGAAATAGAAAGAATGCGACCGGACTCCGTACCTGTAAATTCGTTCAAATTCGGAGCGCAGGAGGTCAATACCAAGGTTAACATTATGATGCCAAAAGGCACCCACCAGTTAGTCGTCGAGTAA
- a CDS encoding MFS transporter, translating to MFKLFKTLDRLALIKATIAAVLTVAVVLLGSRNLQNFDPALVAYLIGTVFAVFGIAYRYSVWIQRPPTKLYWRRSMQFLFSKDFVPNALRSFRLFLRNIMLQRFIAHRSRTRWIAHFMLATGCLIAFAITIPLTFGWIHFELRPGDDVTYHAMLFGFEAGTFALGSPIAFIAFHGLVWCSVLVTIGAVIMMKRRFTDGGLIATQTFENDWLPLILLIAISVTGLGISYDYTFLQGKTYQFMAVTHAITVILFLVWLPFGKFFHIFQRLAQLGANLYKHEGKRRGMAQCPHTKKDFASQIHVDDLKKVTKNLGFDYDKKDGTNHLDLSPEGKRSALAKAHLKARKDAGYYFG from the coding sequence ATGTTCAAGCTATTTAAAACTTTGGATCGTCTGGCTCTTATCAAGGCCACGATTGCCGCTGTTTTAACTGTTGCAGTGGTTCTTCTGGGTTCTAGGAATCTTCAGAATTTCGATCCTGCCCTAGTAGCCTACCTTATCGGGACCGTTTTTGCTGTTTTTGGTATCGCCTACCGCTATTCGGTTTGGATCCAGCGTCCGCCTACCAAGCTTTATTGGCGCAGGAGTATGCAATTTCTTTTTAGCAAGGACTTTGTTCCGAACGCGCTGAGATCTTTCCGGCTCTTTTTAAGGAATATCATGTTGCAACGTTTTATAGCCCATCGGAGCCGAACGAGGTGGATCGCCCATTTTATGTTAGCTACCGGTTGTCTAATTGCTTTTGCCATTACCATTCCGCTAACTTTCGGATGGATACATTTTGAACTACGCCCGGGAGACGATGTCACCTATCACGCCATGCTTTTCGGATTCGAAGCCGGAACTTTTGCGTTGGGTTCCCCTATAGCTTTTATTGCCTTTCACGGCCTGGTGTGGTGTTCCGTACTGGTGACAATAGGGGCCGTAATCATGATGAAGAGAAGGTTTACCGATGGCGGGTTGATCGCTACCCAGACCTTTGAGAACGATTGGTTGCCCCTTATTCTTCTTATCGCCATTTCGGTAACGGGACTGGGCATTTCCTATGACTACACTTTTTTGCAGGGAAAGACCTATCAGTTCATGGCCGTGACGCACGCGATAACGGTAATATTATTTTTGGTCTGGCTGCCTTTCGGCAAGTTCTTTCACATCTTCCAACGGCTCGCCCAACTCGGGGCCAATCTCTATAAACATGAAGGAAAAAGACGCGGGATGGCCCAATGTCCGCATACTAAAAAGGATTTTGCATCTCAGATACATGTTGACGATCTTAAAAAAGTAACTAAGAATTTGGGATTTGACTATGATAAAAAAGATGGAACCAATCATCTTGACCTGAGTCCCGAAGGAAAACGCTCCGCTTTGGCCAAGGCGCACCTCAAGGCAAGGAAGGACGCAGGATATTATTTTGGATAG
- a CDS encoding ubiquinol-cytochrome c reductase iron-sulfur subunit gives MEQKNPEKIPNWKSDFPISTEKATHISRREFAKFLGLLSGVLALSNGAIVIKALAFPSKPLEGDHFVCNEDEVPVGKMIQFEIQGDMVIPYILIHLQENEWRAFEQKCTHLACAVRYREEEQKIECPCHNGWFSADTGEVLQGPPPRPLPQLEVVRKEGKVYVRQAEEPYAT, from the coding sequence ATGGAACAAAAAAATCCTGAAAAAATACCTAACTGGAAGAGCGATTTTCCAATTAGCACAGAAAAGGCTACCCATATTAGCCGCAGGGAATTTGCAAAATTTCTTGGTCTGCTCTCGGGAGTTTTGGCCTTGAGCAACGGCGCAATCGTTATCAAGGCGCTTGCATTTCCTTCAAAGCCATTGGAAGGCGACCACTTCGTTTGCAATGAGGATGAAGTTCCGGTTGGTAAAATGATTCAATTTGAAATTCAGGGAGACATGGTGATACCCTATATTCTCATTCATCTTCAGGAAAACGAATGGCGCGCGTTCGAACAAAAGTGCACCCATCTGGCGTGTGCCGTCCGTTATCGGGAAGAGGAACAAAAAATCGAATGTCCCTGTCACAACGGTTGGTTCAGTGCCGATACGGGAGAGGTGCTTCAAGGGCCTCCACCCCGGCCCCTACCCCAACTTGAGGTAGTCCGAAAAGAAGGAAAAGTATATGTCCGGCAGGCAGAAGAGCCCTATGCCACCTAA
- a CDS encoding D-alanyl-D-alanine carboxypeptidase/D-alanyl-D-alanine-endopeptidase: MKPLLFGFMLASLLLGCASAKKNVQRTTDSVFASPFYDQQFTGVLILDAGTKDTLYARNSEKYFTPASNTKIFTLFAALQFLPDKIPALKYVTQNDTLYVEGTGDPSFLHPHFMDSTALNFLHGHRNISLHLDNFVENRYGPGWAWGDYQYYYQPERTAFPLYGNVVTLHNSESVKVVPTYLYDKVVPIDYTLRRELDRNLFYFGKTRKDTLEIPFKTDTTLIKTLLEDVLGKKLSLADRMPAGEKNVLYSLPSDSLYRRMMHKSDNMIAEQLLILASSTLSDTLDGGKVRDSVLSNQLADLEQPPRWVDGSGLSRYNLFTPESMVQVLSKLHEQVPEQRLFDIFPAGGVSGTLEDWYPGNPDPYIYAKTGTLGNVHCVSGYLVTNSGKTLIFSFMNNHYRHQSSEIKKRMQLIFETIRDTY; this comes from the coding sequence ATGAAACCTCTACTTTTTGGGTTTATGCTGGCATCCCTATTGTTGGGATGTGCCTCCGCCAAAAAAAACGTTCAACGCACGACGGATAGCGTTTTCGCATCCCCATTTTATGACCAACAGTTTACGGGGGTGCTTATTTTGGATGCTGGTACTAAAGACACCCTCTACGCCCGGAACAGCGAAAAATATTTCACCCCGGCAAGCAATACCAAGATTTTCACCCTTTTTGCCGCCCTTCAGTTTTTACCGGACAAAATTCCCGCCTTAAAATATGTGACGCAAAACGACACGCTATATGTAGAGGGCACGGGTGATCCCTCGTTTTTACATCCGCATTTTATGGATAGTACCGCTTTGAATTTTTTGCACGGCCATCGGAATATTTCCCTACACTTGGACAATTTTGTAGAGAACAGGTATGGACCGGGATGGGCATGGGGCGACTATCAATATTATTATCAGCCCGAGCGGACTGCATTTCCCCTCTACGGGAACGTCGTGACCCTACATAATTCCGAATCCGTCAAGGTGGTGCCCACATATCTTTATGACAAAGTGGTGCCCATCGATTATACCCTACGCCGCGAATTGGACAGGAATTTGTTCTACTTTGGGAAGACCCGAAAAGATACCCTCGAAATTCCTTTTAAGACGGATACCACTCTAATAAAAACGCTGTTGGAGGATGTTTTAGGAAAAAAACTTAGCCTTGCCGACCGGATGCCCGCGGGCGAAAAGAACGTTTTATATAGCCTTCCCTCTGATTCCCTCTACCGACGGATGATGCACAAAAGTGATAACATGATCGCGGAGCAACTTCTGATTTTGGCTTCCTCTACGCTATCCGATACCCTCGATGGCGGAAAAGTTCGGGATTCCGTTTTGAGCAATCAACTGGCGGACCTCGAACAGCCCCCGCGCTGGGTCGATGGATCGGGGCTCTCCCGCTACAACCTGTTCACTCCCGAATCGATGGTACAGGTACTTTCGAAATTACATGAGCAAGTGCCGGAGCAGCGCCTGTTCGATATTTTTCCCGCAGGGGGCGTGTCGGGTACGCTCGAGGATTGGTACCCCGGTAATCCCGATCCCTACATTTATGCCAAGACCGGAACCTTGGGCAACGTACATTGTGTCAGCGGTTATTTGGTCACAAATTCGGGAAAGACCTTGATATTCAGTTTTATGAACAACCACTATCGGCATCAAAGCTCGGAAATAAAAAAAAGGATGCAACTTATTTTTGAGACTATTCGGGACACGTACTGA
- a CDS encoding molybdopterin oxidoreductase family protein, with protein MAKLPTSVDKIIKEHGPHAAYPPKSGFEGSHEPDKLVKTHCCYCGMQCGIKLKVKNEKIAGFEPWMEFPFNEGRLCPKGVQRYMQNNHPDRIMGPIQRVEGKGFDPISWEKAMSKTVSEIQRIQKQYGNDAFAMLSGVSLTNEKSYMIGKFARVALKTANLDYNGRLCMVSAGGGNKKAFGLDRSSNSWADLKHAKVILVAGANISETFPTLTHYIWQARDNGAKLIVVDPREIPFARTADLHLPVRPGGDSALFGAMLKIMVDNDWLDHDFIENHTSGFEETIEAVKDYDLEWAEKESGVPKDLIYKAAKLWGEANTSFLMHARGIEHHTKGVENVLSCINLVLATGRIGKPYCGYGTITGQGNGQGGREHGHKCDQLPGNRDITNPEHRKYISEVWGIDEKDMPGKGLTAYEQIEAIHRGEIKGMISICFNPLVSLPNNNYVREALEKLEFYINIDTFLSETARHADIVMAGSLHEEEEGTVTTAEGRVVKINEAVPPPGNCRRDGEILMELADRLGAGNKFSYPTSEDIFNELRVASKGGTADYYGITYKKVVDNMGVFWPCPSEDHPGTPRLWEDRKFATPDGKAHFNPVKYRPASEVTDKEFPVVLTTGRVVSQYLSGTSTRRIGKLIDQYPEPLMEIHPKMATLYGIEDRDLVKVKTRRGEAEFPAHVVETIREDTVFIPYHWGGKFSANQLTIGNLDPVSKIPEFKVCACKLIPTGKKGSETRTETAYQSWL; from the coding sequence ATGGCAAAACTACCTACTTCAGTAGATAAAATTATAAAGGAACATGGGCCCCATGCGGCCTACCCCCCTAAATCAGGATTTGAAGGCTCGCATGAGCCGGATAAACTGGTTAAAACCCACTGTTGTTACTGCGGGATGCAATGCGGTATCAAACTAAAGGTAAAGAACGAAAAGATTGCCGGCTTTGAACCTTGGATGGAATTCCCCTTTAACGAGGGACGTCTATGTCCCAAAGGAGTGCAGCGGTACATGCAGAACAACCATCCCGACAGAATAATGGGGCCCATTCAACGCGTCGAAGGAAAGGGTTTCGACCCCATCAGCTGGGAGAAGGCGATGAGCAAGACCGTAAGCGAGATACAACGCATCCAAAAACAGTATGGCAATGATGCTTTTGCCATGCTCTCGGGGGTATCACTTACCAACGAGAAAAGTTATATGATCGGCAAGTTTGCCAGGGTTGCCTTGAAAACGGCCAATCTTGACTATAACGGACGACTTTGCATGGTAAGTGCCGGCGGAGGAAATAAAAAGGCATTCGGACTGGACAGAAGCTCCAACAGCTGGGCGGACCTGAAACATGCCAAGGTGATTTTGGTGGCAGGGGCCAATATCAGCGAAACCTTTCCGACCCTTACCCACTACATATGGCAGGCCCGTGATAACGGTGCGAAGCTGATCGTGGTCGATCCCCGCGAGATTCCGTTCGCACGAACGGCAGACCTGCATTTACCGGTACGGCCCGGTGGGGACTCGGCCCTATTTGGAGCCATGTTAAAAATAATGGTGGATAACGACTGGCTCGATCACGATTTTATCGAGAACCACACCTCCGGCTTTGAAGAAACCATCGAGGCCGTAAAGGACTACGACCTTGAATGGGCCGAAAAAGAATCCGGGGTCCCCAAAGATTTGATCTACAAAGCGGCCAAACTCTGGGGCGAGGCCAATACAAGCTTTCTAATGCACGCCCGCGGTATTGAACACCACACCAAAGGGGTAGAAAATGTACTGAGCTGCATCAACTTGGTGCTGGCCACAGGCCGAATAGGAAAACCCTATTGCGGATACGGGACCATCACAGGCCAGGGTAACGGTCAGGGCGGAAGGGAACACGGACATAAATGTGACCAGCTTCCCGGAAACAGGGATATAACCAATCCTGAACACAGAAAGTACATCTCCGAAGTATGGGGAATAGATGAAAAGGATATGCCCGGGAAAGGGCTTACCGCCTATGAACAGATCGAAGCCATCCACAGGGGTGAAATAAAGGGAATGATCTCAATCTGTTTTAATCCGTTGGTATCCCTCCCCAACAACAACTACGTACGGGAGGCACTTGAAAAACTTGAGTTTTATATCAACATTGATACCTTTCTCAGTGAAACGGCCCGGCACGCGGATATCGTTATGGCCGGCTCCCTGCACGAAGAAGAAGAAGGTACGGTCACCACCGCGGAAGGTCGCGTGGTCAAGATCAATGAAGCCGTACCGCCCCCGGGGAACTGTAGGCGCGATGGTGAGATTTTAATGGAACTGGCCGATCGGTTGGGTGCCGGAAACAAATTCAGTTATCCTACCAGTGAGGATATTTTTAACGAGCTTCGGGTAGCCTCAAAGGGAGGAACTGCCGATTATTATGGCATCACCTATAAAAAAGTAGTGGACAATATGGGGGTTTTCTGGCCCTGTCCGTCCGAAGACCATCCGGGAACTCCCAGGCTTTGGGAAGATCGTAAGTTCGCCACCCCGGACGGAAAGGCACATTTCAATCCCGTAAAATATCGACCCGCTTCCGAAGTCACCGATAAGGAATTCCCCGTGGTTCTCACCACAGGACGCGTAGTTTCCCAATACCTGAGTGGCACGTCGACCCGTCGAATTGGAAAACTCATAGACCAGTATCCCGAGCCCTTGATGGAAATCCATCCCAAGATGGCAACGCTATATGGTATAGAAGATCGTGATTTGGTAAAAGTAAAGACAAGAAGGGGGGAAGCTGAATTTCCTGCGCATGTGGTAGAGACCATTCGGGAAGATACCGTTTTTATTCCCTATCATTGGGGAGGCAAATTCTCCGCCAACCAGCTTACCATAGGCAATCTCGACCCTGTGTCAAAGATTCCGGAATTTAAGGTATGCGCCTGTAAACTGATTCCGACCGGAAAAAAGGGAAGTGAAACAAGAACCGAAACAGCCTATCAAAGCTGGCTGTAG
- a CDS encoding tellurite resistance/C4-dicarboxylate transporter family protein codes for MSIFLQKIKNLLPAYFAMVMATGIVSIASYLNGFELFAYSLFYLNLVFLGGLSMMFLYRCLSYSREVLNDFRSYVKGPGFFTIVAALCIIGNQFIMLTGNTAVATLLLILAGIIWLFVGYGFFYNITVSGAKKPLREGINGTWLVIIVAIQALSGLISSLTVGSQTHDYILLFVALCLFLIGCIFYLFIMSLIIYRMSFFLLNANELGAPYWINMGATAITTLAGSLLILHEQHFNFIMDIMPFIKGFTLFFWAAGTWWIPLLIILGMWRHLIMKVPAPISPNGYDPSYWGMVFPLGMYTVATFRLSQALEVPFLEQIPTYFVYIAVLAWLAVVIGFFRHLLDWALQKPKSGAS; via the coding sequence ATGAGCATTTTTCTGCAAAAAATAAAAAATCTCCTGCCGGCCTATTTCGCCATGGTAATGGCCACGGGTATCGTTTCGATCGCCTCCTATTTAAACGGTTTTGAACTTTTTGCCTATTCCCTGTTTTACCTGAACCTGGTGTTCTTGGGAGGCCTAAGCATGATGTTTCTTTATCGGTGCCTATCTTATTCCCGGGAAGTTCTAAACGATTTTAGGAGTTATGTGAAAGGCCCCGGTTTCTTTACCATTGTGGCAGCCCTGTGTATTATCGGCAATCAATTCATCATGCTCACGGGAAATACGGCAGTTGCAACCCTGCTATTAATACTGGCGGGTATAATATGGCTATTTGTAGGGTACGGTTTCTTTTACAATATCACCGTTTCAGGAGCAAAAAAACCACTTAGGGAAGGGATAAATGGTACTTGGCTAGTTATTATAGTAGCGATACAGGCCCTGTCGGGATTGATATCTTCCCTCACAGTAGGCAGCCAAACCCATGATTATATCCTCCTGTTCGTGGCTTTATGCCTTTTCCTGATCGGTTGTATCTTTTATTTGTTCATAATGTCCCTCATCATTTATAGGATGTCCTTTTTCCTACTTAACGCCAACGAATTGGGAGCACCTTATTGGATCAACATGGGGGCAACGGCCATTACTACCCTTGCGGGATCTCTGCTGATCCTGCACGAGCAACATTTTAATTTCATCATGGATATAATGCCGTTTATTAAAGGGTTTACCCTCTTTTTCTGGGCTGCGGGGACCTGGTGGATTCCATTATTGATCATTCTTGGAATGTGGCGCCACCTTATCATGAAAGTACCGGCACCCATTTCTCCAAATGGGTACGATCCCAGTTATTGGGGAATGGTTTTTCCCTTGGGCATGTACACAGTGGCTACATTTCGATTGAGCCAAGCCTTGGAAGTTCCTTTTTTAGAGCAGATACCGACCTATTTCGTCTATATCGCCGTATTAGCTTGGCTGGCAGTTGTTATCGGTTTTTTTAGACATTTATTGGATTGGGCCTTACAAAAGCCAAAATCCGGGGCTTCCTGA
- a CDS encoding NUDIX domain-containing protein, with the protein MKNGSIKNIQKEVLSDNWYTLEKYTYDYQKEDGSWETQERESYDRGSGVCILLYNKDKGTVILTRQFRMPTYVNGNQNGMMMEVCAGVLDNALPEVRIKKEVEEETGFRIEKVERVLEAYTSPGAVTEIMHFFVGAYEDSMKVNAGGGAQDETENIEVLEVSFEKAMEMVKTGEIKDVKTIVLLQHATIQGLFEK; encoded by the coding sequence TTGAAAAACGGTAGCATAAAAAACATCCAGAAAGAAGTTTTATCCGATAACTGGTACACGCTCGAGAAGTACACCTACGACTACCAAAAAGAAGACGGGTCGTGGGAAACTCAGGAACGGGAAAGTTACGATAGAGGGAGCGGGGTTTGTATCCTTCTTTACAATAAGGACAAGGGAACGGTGATCTTGACCCGTCAATTTCGGATGCCGACCTATGTAAACGGGAACCAAAACGGGATGATGATGGAGGTCTGCGCGGGCGTGTTGGACAACGCCCTGCCGGAGGTTCGAATTAAAAAGGAAGTGGAAGAGGAAACGGGTTTCCGAATCGAAAAGGTGGAGAGAGTACTGGAGGCCTACACCTCTCCGGGAGCGGTAACCGAAATCATGCATTTTTTTGTGGGAGCCTATGAGGATAGCATGAAAGTCAACGCGGGCGGCGGCGCCCAAGACGAAACGGAGAACATTGAGGTATTGGAAGTTTCGTTCGAAAAAGCCATGGAAATGGTCAAAACCGGCGAAATAAAGGATGTGAAAACCATCGTTTTATTACAACATGCGACGATACAAGGGCTGTTTGAAAAATAA
- a CDS encoding response regulator, whose protein sequence is MPLEIWIIDDDLVSLYATRYRIDQANVNAKVLDFDNAEIALNVYLEKQRTEQNLPDIILLDLVMPEMCGWRFLEEIDKVPETRKKPEIYVLSAFSNSKDRKRAKDHGAIHGHFDKPLSKLNMEKMLIPLDPRS, encoded by the coding sequence ATGCCTTTAGAAATATGGATCATCGATGACGATTTGGTTTCCCTTTACGCCACTCGGTACCGAATAGACCAAGCCAATGTCAATGCCAAAGTTTTGGATTTTGACAATGCAGAAATTGCGTTGAACGTGTATCTTGAAAAGCAACGCACGGAACAAAACTTGCCCGATATCATTCTTTTGGATTTGGTTATGCCGGAAATGTGCGGATGGCGATTTCTGGAAGAGATCGACAAGGTGCCGGAAACCCGAAAGAAGCCGGAAATTTACGTACTCTCTGCCTTTTCCAATTCCAAAGACCGTAAGCGGGCCAAGGATCACGGGGCCATTCACGGACATTTCGATAAACCACTTTCAAAACTCAACATGGAAAAAATGTTGATACCCTTGGATCCCCGTTCTTAA
- a CDS encoding hydrogen peroxide-inducible genes activator encodes MTITQLHYVLAVAEYQNFTLAAEKCFVTQPTLSMQVQKLEDELDILIFDRGKKPIGVTQVGRKIVAQARNIVNEANRIQDVVDQEKGYVGGDFTLGIIPTVMPTLLPMFLKTFITKYPKVNLIIKEQHTESLIQNLRDGHLDAGIAATPLEIENLRERPLYYEPFVGYVPDNHRLAKHDNITPEDLDINDILLLRDGHCFREGIINLCEASENFEDSNFRLQSGSFETLVNLADEGLGMTLLPFLHTLELEGGKKKNLRHFKKPSPAREVSLIHHKSELKIQITEAMKDVIAGIVRGAIAFQDVKIVSPLGKR; translated from the coding sequence ATGACCATCACCCAATTGCACTACGTACTGGCCGTTGCAGAATATCAAAATTTTACTTTAGCCGCCGAAAAATGTTTTGTGACCCAGCCGACTTTGAGCATGCAAGTGCAGAAGTTGGAAGATGAGTTGGATATTTTGATTTTCGACCGTGGCAAAAAGCCTATCGGTGTTACCCAGGTCGGTAGAAAAATCGTCGCCCAAGCAAGAAATATCGTCAATGAGGCCAACCGGATTCAAGACGTCGTCGATCAGGAAAAAGGATACGTCGGCGGCGATTTTACACTTGGCATAATCCCTACGGTCATGCCAACCCTGCTTCCGATGTTCCTAAAAACGTTCATCACCAAATACCCCAAGGTAAACCTGATTATTAAGGAACAGCATACCGAAAGTCTGATACAGAACCTTAGAGATGGCCATCTAGATGCTGGCATTGCCGCGACGCCTCTTGAAATCGAAAATCTCAGGGAACGCCCCCTCTATTACGAACCATTTGTGGGCTATGTGCCCGATAACCATCGTTTAGCGAAGCATGATAATATAACCCCCGAAGACCTGGACATCAACGATATATTACTTTTGAGGGACGGCCACTGTTTTCGTGAAGGGATTATCAATCTCTGCGAGGCTTCCGAAAATTTTGAAGATTCGAACTTTAGACTACAAAGCGGCAGTTTTGAGACCTTGGTCAACCTTGCTGACGAGGGCCTTGGCATGACGCTTTTGCCCTTTTTGCACACTTTGGAACTCGAAGGGGGAAAGAAGAAGAACCTGCGCCATTTCAAAAAGCCTTCGCCCGCCCGCGAGGTGAGCCTTATTCATCACAAGAGCGAACTGAAAATTCAGATTACCGAGGCCATGAAAGATGTAATCGCCGGAATCGTAAGGGGTGCGATCGCATTTCAGGATGTGAAGATTGTCAGTCCCCTAGGAAAGAGATAA
- a CDS encoding DUF6755 family protein — translation MSDFRASQNKAHPNKTSTIMTGIILLLILFVSMQIWFLFGALNNALEENLYFALTTFIGSLLLALASFWLLRYLPDPIRTVWKK, via the coding sequence ATGAGTGATTTTAGAGCTTCACAAAACAAGGCACATCCCAATAAAACCAGTACCATTATGACGGGAATAATCTTGTTGCTTATTCTATTTGTAAGCATGCAGATCTGGTTTCTATTTGGTGCATTGAACAACGCCTTGGAAGAAAATCTATATTTTGCCCTGACTACTTTTATCGGTTCCCTGTTGTTGGCATTGGCCTCTTTTTGGTTGTTGCGCTACTTACCCGACCCCATTAGAACAGTATGGAAAAAGTAA